A stretch of Meiothermus sp. CFH 77666 DNA encodes these proteins:
- a CDS encoding universal stress protein, protein MYKKILMPTDGSACSQRAITEGLEVAKSMGASVTFLYAVENISSSLWISPESVPYGLELIEDLKRVGNEALSKAAELAQAAGVAAETKLVEARPVDAILAEAKNHDLIVMGTHGRSGLDRFMLGSVTEAVLHRSDKPVLVLRSK, encoded by the coding sequence ATGTACAAAAAAATCCTGATGCCTACTGATGGTAGTGCTTGCAGCCAGAGAGCCATTACAGAAGGTTTGGAGGTTGCCAAGAGCATGGGAGCCAGCGTGACGTTCTTATATGCGGTGGAGAACATCAGCTCGAGCCTGTGGATCAGCCCCGAGAGCGTGCCCTATGGCCTCGAGCTGATCGAAGACCTCAAGCGGGTAGGCAACGAGGCCCTCAGTAAAGCCGCCGAGCTGGCCCAGGCCGCCGGGGTAGCCGCCGAGACCAAGCTGGTCGAGGCCAGGCCGGTAGACGCCATCCTGGCCGAAGCCAAGAACCACGACCTGATCGTGATGGGCACCCACGGACGCAGTGGGCTGGATCGCTTCATGCTGGGCTCGGTAACGGAGGCGGTGTTGCACCGTTCGGACAAGCCGGTGCTGGTGCTGCGCAGTAAGTGA
- the rlmB gene encoding 23S rRNA (guanosine(2251)-2'-O)-methyltransferase RlmB — translation MLIYGRNPVLEALREGQVEQVWVARGVENWLLKELEKLGAPYRLVPRIELDQMVRTTQHQGLVAEIEEATYADPEAPFRLAQQRGEQVLLVVLDGVTDPRNYGALIRSAFALGAHGVITEERRSAPLSALVLKASAGTARKIPLVQVKNLARYLEQIKQQGVWVYGTSGKASKTIAELDYRRPLAIVIGSEGEGMRRLVTEHCDELAKIPLAEGAESLNAAVALGVVLYQVRLGRG, via the coding sequence ATGCTGATCTACGGACGCAACCCGGTTTTGGAGGCTCTGCGCGAGGGCCAGGTGGAACAGGTCTGGGTGGCCAGGGGCGTGGAAAACTGGCTCTTGAAGGAACTCGAGAAGCTGGGAGCCCCCTACAGGCTGGTGCCCCGCATCGAGCTCGACCAGATGGTGCGAACCACCCAGCACCAGGGGCTGGTAGCCGAGATTGAAGAGGCCACCTATGCCGACCCGGAGGCCCCCTTTCGGCTGGCCCAGCAGCGTGGCGAGCAGGTCTTGCTGGTGGTGCTGGATGGCGTGACCGACCCGCGCAACTACGGGGCCCTGATCCGCAGCGCCTTTGCGCTGGGGGCGCATGGGGTCATCACCGAAGAGCGCCGCAGTGCGCCCTTGTCGGCGCTGGTGCTCAAAGCCTCGGCAGGCACTGCGCGCAAGATTCCTCTAGTGCAGGTCAAGAACCTTGCGCGGTATCTGGAGCAAATCAAGCAGCAGGGGGTCTGGGTCTACGGTACCAGTGGCAAAGCCAGCAAGACCATCGCCGAACTGGACTACCGTCGCCCCCTGGCGATTGTAATTGGCTCGGAAGGCGAGGGTATGCGCCGCCTGGTTACCGAGCACTGCGACGAGCTGGCCAAAATTCCCCTGGCCGAAGGGGCCGAAAGCCTGAATGCGGCGGTAGCCCTGGGGGTGGTGCTGTATCAGGTGCGACTGGGACGTGGGTAG
- a CDS encoding ABC-2 family transporter protein — protein sequence MRKLRALLSVWYAYFLEYRAEVLLWSLAAMLPLILMGVWTQAADGGSFALSAEEFARYFLCVFLVRQLTIVWVIWEFQDDVVQGRLSFKLLKPIDPGWDHLMQHVAERLTRLPFGLVIVAVFLLVYPQARFVPEVEGVALGLVASVAAFLLRFLMQYTFAMLCFWTERGAAVEELWFMAYLFLSGLIAPLSVFPEAVRNIALLTPFPYLVYFPASLFAGLPVTGSVTQGFLVLGVWFAVFWSINRWLWRKGLEQFSGMGA from the coding sequence ATGCGCAAACTGCGTGCCCTCCTGTCGGTCTGGTATGCCTACTTTCTGGAATACCGCGCCGAGGTGCTGCTCTGGTCGCTCGCGGCCATGCTGCCCCTGATCTTGATGGGGGTCTGGACCCAGGCCGCTGATGGGGGGAGTTTCGCGCTTTCGGCAGAGGAGTTCGCCCGCTACTTTCTGTGCGTGTTTCTGGTGCGCCAGCTCACCATCGTCTGGGTGATCTGGGAGTTTCAGGACGACGTGGTGCAGGGGCGGCTCTCGTTCAAGCTGCTGAAGCCCATTGATCCCGGCTGGGACCACCTGATGCAGCACGTGGCCGAGCGCCTGACCCGGCTGCCCTTTGGGCTTGTCATTGTGGCGGTTTTTCTGCTGGTCTATCCGCAGGCCCGCTTCGTGCCCGAGGTGGAAGGTGTGGCGTTGGGGCTGGTGGCCTCGGTGGCCGCTTTTCTGTTGCGCTTCCTGATGCAGTACACCTTCGCCATGCTGTGCTTCTGGACGGAGCGCGGGGCCGCCGTGGAGGAGCTGTGGTTTATGGCCTATCTTTTTCTTTCGGGCCTGATTGCGCCCCTGTCGGTTTTCCCCGAAGCGGTTCGCAACATTGCGCTCCTCACACCCTTTCCCTACCTGGTCTACTTTCCGGCCTCGCTCTTTGCCGGGCTGCCGGTAACGGGCAGTGTGACCCAGGGGTTTTTGGTGCTGGGGGTGTGGTTTGCGGTGTTCTGGTCAATCAACCGCTGGCTCTGGCGCAAGGGGCTCGAGCAGTTCTCCGGCATGGGGGCTTGA
- the ruvX gene encoding Holliday junction resolvase RuvX has translation MKVVALDVGEARIGLAVGETGSPWAFGRGYLVRKNLEADLKALAAVAEQERAERFVVGLPLRTDGSLSAQAERVLALVEAMREQGLQVELLDERYTTKLGQHRLMNAPKRIRQEKGKLDEAAAIALLESYLARV, from the coding sequence ATGAAAGTAGTCGCGCTGGATGTGGGGGAGGCCCGAATTGGCCTGGCGGTGGGCGAAACGGGTTCGCCTTGGGCCTTTGGCCGGGGCTACCTGGTTCGTAAAAACCTCGAGGCCGACCTCAAAGCCCTGGCGGCCGTGGCCGAACAGGAGCGGGCCGAGCGCTTTGTGGTGGGGCTCCCTCTGCGTACCGACGGCAGCCTGAGTGCCCAGGCCGAACGGGTGCTGGCCCTGGTCGAGGCCATGCGTGAGCAGGGCCTACAGGTTGAGCTCCTGGACGAGCGCTATACCACCAAGCTGGGGCAGCACCGCCTGATGAACGCCCCCAAGCGCATCCGGCAAGAGAAGGGTAAGCTAGATGAGGCGGCAGCCATTGCGCTGCTCGAGTCTTATTTGGCCCGTGTCTGA
- the mltG gene encoding endolytic transglycosylase MltG, protein MDEPHKPSLPEAPPTAPDDPQERGKSPTRWILRGVLFMFVLVAVVLGYALYLMGPTGTIAEIRIPKGSGAAAVGRLLEQAGLVRSGYLFTLYLRFSGQDKELKPGYYKLEGKGLRAIALAITDESRPLTVRITFPEGWRAVDMAQRLSENNLDGPKFLELVNNPPPELRPAEARGPTLEGYLFPATYEFPLDYTAEDVIRTMTRRMEQEFTPSAQSRLKQLGLSSIHDWVTLASIVQAEAANSSEKPVIAGIFLNRLEIGMPLQADPTVAYGLGKRLPELNRSAGDFEKDTPYNSYTRRGLPPGAIGNPGAEALRAVLNPTRTNEKGQKYLYFLHAQGRLFLNVDFQGHLRDTAKYYR, encoded by the coding sequence ATGGATGAGCCCCACAAGCCCTCCCTTCCAGAGGCACCCCCAACGGCCCCCGACGACCCCCAGGAACGGGGCAAGTCGCCCACCCGCTGGATTCTGCGGGGGGTGCTGTTCATGTTTGTGCTGGTGGCGGTGGTGTTGGGCTACGCCCTCTACCTGATGGGCCCTACCGGCACCATCGCCGAGATTCGCATTCCCAAGGGCAGCGGGGCTGCGGCGGTGGGGCGTTTGCTCGAGCAGGCCGGGCTGGTGCGCTCGGGCTACCTGTTTACCCTGTACCTGCGCTTTTCCGGGCAGGATAAAGAACTCAAACCTGGCTACTACAAGCTCGAGGGCAAGGGCCTGCGGGCCATCGCCCTGGCCATCACCGACGAGTCGCGCCCCCTCACGGTACGCATCACCTTTCCCGAAGGCTGGCGAGCGGTGGACATGGCCCAGCGCCTGAGTGAGAACAACCTGGACGGCCCCAAGTTCCTCGAACTCGTCAACAACCCACCCCCCGAGCTACGCCCTGCCGAGGCCCGGGGGCCTACCCTCGAGGGCTACCTCTTCCCCGCTACCTACGAGTTTCCCCTCGACTATACCGCCGAAGACGTAATCCGCACCATGACCCGCCGTATGGAGCAGGAGTTCACGCCTTCGGCCCAGAGCCGCCTGAAGCAGCTGGGGCTTTCCAGCATCCACGACTGGGTTACGCTGGCCTCCATCGTGCAGGCTGAGGCCGCCAACAGCAGCGAAAAGCCCGTCATCGCCGGAATCTTCCTCAACCGCCTGGAAATCGGGATGCCGCTCCAGGCCGACCCCACGGTGGCCTACGGCCTGGGCAAACGCCTGCCCGAACTCAACCGCAGCGCGGGCGACTTCGAAAAAGACACCCCCTACAACAGCTACACCCGGCGCGGCCTGCCCCCCGGTGCCATTGGCAACCCCGGCGCCGAAGCCCTGCGGGCCGTACTCAACCCTACCCGCACCAACGAAAAAGGCCAGAAATACCTGTACTTCCTGCACGCCCAGGGGCGTTTGTTCCTGAATGTGGACTTTCAGGGGCATCTGCGCGATACGGCAAAGTATTATCGCTAG
- a CDS encoding type II toxin-antitoxin system VapC family toxin — protein MITALDTNILIGLWLPDHPFNQKAERALEAAAAAGSLIITPMVYAELLAAPGKTRLWVEEFLDDVGIRVDWNITETSWLEAGEAFADYAHRRRKQTTQAPRRILADFVIGAHALHQADRLLSTDGWYKTIYKRLRLEVVR, from the coding sequence ATGATTACTGCCCTGGACACCAACATCCTGATTGGGCTGTGGTTGCCCGATCATCCCTTCAATCAAAAAGCTGAACGCGCCCTGGAGGCCGCTGCAGCAGCAGGTTCTTTGATCATTACACCTATGGTCTATGCTGAGTTGCTGGCTGCGCCGGGGAAAACCCGCCTGTGGGTAGAAGAATTCCTTGACGATGTGGGGATTCGGGTAGATTGGAACATCACCGAAACAAGCTGGCTAGAGGCCGGTGAAGCCTTCGCGGATTACGCCCATCGTCGTCGCAAGCAGACCACCCAGGCACCCCGCCGTATTCTGGCCGACTTTGTGATTGGAGCGCACGCCCTGCACCAGGCCGACCGTTTGCTCAGTACCGATGGCTGGTATAAAACCATCTACAAAAGACTGCGGCTGGAGGTGGTGCGGTAA
- the alaS gene encoding alanine--tRNA ligase, which yields MKTAEIREKFLQFFESKGHLRLPSFSVIPQDDPTLLFINAGMTPLKPYFLGKKPVFPGHEGEWYRVTTCQKSVRTGDIENVGRTNRHQTVFEMLGNFSFGDYFKKEAIEWAWEFLTDPKWLGLDPERIYVTIYKDDDEAFEHWTRVGVPPEKIHRFDADENFWPQNAPTKGPNGPCGPCSEIYYDRGPAFGSDTWADYYETRESTRFVEIWNLVFPQYDRKDGGILEPLPKPNIDTGMGLARVAMVLQGVTDFYETDEFQPLIAKIVELTGVSYEGPSSVAHRVISEHARAVAFILADGAHFSNTGRGYVVRRLLRRAVRFGYLLGLREPFMYKLAEVVAEVMGGVYPELKENLESVQKQIKIEEEQFLRTLESGIKRLDSMLAGLKPGDTLSGRDAFTLYDTYGFPLDLTLEIADERGIKVDTEGYEKALEEAQELARQRMAFDKELFKKSNEALAALAADYGGTSFVGYEDLEAQAQVKLLLVGEQTLQEAPAGTEVQVVLDKTPFYAEGGGQVGDTGILEWEGGWARVSTTQKNPDGIFLHLARVEEGTLKSGTVVRALVDIHRRDTEKNHTATHLLHAALRAVLGTHVQQKGSYVGPDRLRFDFSQFEPIAPRDLARIELLVNRWIQADFPVSYTYKPLEEARKEGAMALFGEKYGDVVRVVSVEGTVDKVASKELCGGCHVRRTGEIGAFVIVGEESVAAGVRRIEALTGTGATQYVREMLDRMNSLARELGTAPETLPERVGKLQDELKAREKEVEKLKLDLARAQLGGGSAGARLQEANGYTYLAVKLEGIEAGALRGAADELLDKHQADLVAVGSGQNLVIKVSKAAQDKGLDAGAVMKKLSEAAGGRGGGKGALAQGGGFDLDKAFGALEAALG from the coding sequence ATGAAAACCGCCGAAATCCGCGAGAAATTTCTCCAGTTCTTTGAGTCCAAGGGGCACCTGCGCCTGCCGAGCTTTAGCGTGATACCCCAGGACGACCCCACCCTGCTCTTCATCAACGCCGGTATGACCCCCCTCAAGCCCTACTTTTTGGGCAAAAAACCGGTTTTTCCTGGTCACGAGGGGGAATGGTACCGGGTGACCACCTGCCAGAAGTCGGTACGCACCGGCGACATCGAGAATGTGGGGCGCACCAACCGCCACCAGACCGTGTTCGAGATGCTGGGCAACTTCAGCTTTGGCGACTACTTCAAAAAAGAGGCCATCGAGTGGGCCTGGGAGTTCCTGACCGATCCAAAGTGGCTGGGCCTGGACCCCGAACGCATCTATGTCACCATCTACAAGGACGACGACGAGGCCTTCGAGCACTGGACGCGGGTGGGCGTGCCCCCCGAAAAAATCCACCGCTTCGATGCCGATGAGAACTTCTGGCCACAAAACGCCCCCACCAAAGGCCCCAACGGCCCCTGCGGGCCGTGCAGTGAGATTTACTACGACCGGGGGCCCGCGTTTGGCAGCGATACCTGGGCCGACTACTACGAGACCCGCGAGAGCACCCGCTTTGTGGAAATCTGGAACCTGGTTTTCCCGCAGTACGACCGCAAGGACGGCGGCATCCTGGAACCCTTACCCAAGCCCAACATTGACACCGGGATGGGCCTGGCACGGGTAGCCATGGTGTTGCAGGGCGTAACCGATTTCTACGAGACCGACGAGTTCCAGCCCCTGATTGCCAAAATTGTGGAGCTGACCGGCGTCAGCTACGAGGGCCCCAGCTCGGTGGCGCACCGGGTCATCTCCGAACACGCCCGCGCGGTGGCCTTCATCCTGGCCGATGGGGCCCACTTCTCCAACACCGGGCGCGGCTACGTGGTGCGCCGCCTGTTGCGTCGGGCGGTGCGCTTCGGCTACCTGCTGGGCCTGCGCGAGCCCTTCATGTACAAGCTGGCCGAGGTGGTGGCCGAGGTGATGGGCGGGGTCTACCCCGAGCTCAAAGAGAACCTGGAAAGCGTGCAGAAACAGATCAAGATTGAAGAAGAGCAGTTTTTGCGGACGCTCGAGAGCGGCATCAAGCGCCTGGACAGCATGCTGGCAGGCCTGAAGCCCGGCGATACGCTCTCGGGTAGGGATGCCTTCACCCTCTACGACACCTACGGCTTCCCGCTCGACCTCACGCTGGAGATTGCCGACGAGCGCGGCATCAAGGTGGATACCGAGGGTTACGAGAAAGCCCTGGAAGAAGCCCAGGAGCTGGCCCGCCAGCGCATGGCCTTCGACAAGGAACTTTTCAAGAAGTCCAACGAAGCCCTGGCCGCCCTGGCCGCCGACTACGGGGGCACGAGCTTTGTGGGCTACGAAGACCTCGAGGCCCAGGCCCAGGTCAAGCTGCTGCTGGTGGGCGAGCAGACCCTGCAAGAAGCTCCCGCCGGAACCGAGGTGCAGGTGGTGCTGGACAAAACCCCCTTCTACGCTGAAGGGGGCGGCCAGGTGGGGGATACCGGCATCCTGGAATGGGAAGGCGGCTGGGCCAGGGTCTCTACCACTCAGAAAAACCCCGATGGCATCTTCTTGCACCTGGCGCGGGTGGAAGAGGGCACCCTCAAGTCCGGTACGGTGGTGCGGGCCCTGGTGGACATCCACCGCCGCGACACCGAGAAAAACCATACCGCCACCCACCTGCTGCACGCGGCGCTGCGGGCCGTGCTGGGTACGCACGTCCAGCAAAAAGGGAGCTACGTGGGGCCGGATCGGCTGCGCTTCGACTTCAGCCAGTTCGAGCCGATTGCGCCCAGAGACCTGGCCCGGATTGAGCTGCTGGTCAACCGCTGGATTCAGGCCGATTTCCCGGTCAGCTACACCTATAAGCCCCTGGAAGAAGCCCGCAAGGAAGGGGCCATGGCCCTCTTTGGCGAAAAGTACGGCGATGTGGTGCGGGTGGTGAGCGTGGAGGGCACGGTGGACAAAGTGGCCTCCAAGGAGCTTTGCGGCGGCTGTCATGTGCGGCGCACCGGCGAGATTGGCGCATTCGTGATTGTGGGCGAGGAGTCGGTGGCGGCGGGGGTACGGCGCATCGAGGCCCTGACCGGCACCGGAGCCACCCAGTATGTGCGCGAGATGCTGGATCGAATGAATAGCCTGGCTCGCGAGCTGGGCACAGCCCCCGAAACCCTGCCGGAGCGGGTAGGTAAGCTACAGGACGAGCTCAAGGCGCGGGAAAAGGAAGTTGAGAAGCTGAAGCTGGATCTGGCTCGAGCCCAGCTGGGGGGCGGCTCGGCGGGAGCCCGGCTGCAGGAGGCGAACGGCTACACCTATCTGGCAGTCAAACTCGAGGGCATCGAGGCCGGGGCCCTGCGCGGCGCAGCCGACGAACTGCTGGACAAGCACCAAGCCGACCTGGTGGCGGTGGGCTCGGGTCAGAACCTGGTGATCAAGGTGAGCAAGGCCGCCCAGGACAAAGGTCTGGACGCGGGCGCGGTGATGAAGAAGCTCTCGGAGGCCGCCGGGGGGCGCGGCGGTGGCAAGGGGGCGCTGGCCCAGGGCGGGGGGTTCGACCTGGACAAGGCCTTTGGGGCGCTCGAGGCAGCACTGGGATAG
- a CDS encoding PilT/PilU family type 4a pilus ATPase, with protein sequence MTFPELLANLVTRGVSDIHMHAGLPLMARLHGKLGPITQSPLTPQYTAALVDMMCNERQKAIFAERNQVDLAYSVQGVARFRVNLFRQRGSVSCVMRVVNSDESKLKIVSLPQETINFFRDKEKGLVLVTGPTGSGKSTTLARILDEINQHHSKMIVTLEDPIEYLHRSKNSIVVQREIGQDAPSFKDGLVAAMRQDPDVIMIGEIRDHATAAAALEAAQTGHLVFSTLHTLDTVRTVNRVLDLFPPHEREVARILFAESLVGIVSQRLLPGKQGGRVCAMEILKGNLRIRDLIKDPDRTNEIYEALKDSSLDGMQTFDDHLAELYARDQIDLETALAHATSAQYVKVKALQINAARQTLIDESVVQHSN encoded by the coding sequence ATGACTTTTCCCGAACTGCTCGCCAATCTAGTTACCCGAGGGGTTTCCGACATCCACATGCACGCGGGTTTGCCACTAATGGCTCGCCTGCACGGTAAACTTGGCCCCATCACCCAAAGCCCCCTCACGCCCCAGTACACCGCCGCGCTGGTGGATATGATGTGCAACGAGCGGCAAAAAGCCATTTTTGCTGAACGCAACCAGGTAGATCTGGCCTACTCGGTGCAGGGGGTGGCCCGTTTCCGCGTCAACCTGTTTCGGCAGCGCGGCTCGGTAAGCTGCGTGATGCGGGTGGTCAACTCCGACGAGAGCAAGCTCAAGATCGTCTCGCTGCCCCAGGAAACCATCAACTTCTTCCGCGATAAGGAAAAGGGCCTGGTACTGGTCACCGGCCCCACCGGCTCTGGCAAGTCCACCACCCTGGCCCGCATCCTCGATGAGATTAACCAGCACCACTCCAAAATGATCGTGACCCTGGAAGACCCCATCGAGTACCTGCACCGGAGCAAAAATTCCATCGTGGTACAGCGCGAGATCGGTCAGGATGCCCCCAGCTTCAAGGATGGGCTGGTAGCGGCCATGCGCCAGGATCCCGACGTAATCATGATTGGGGAGATTCGCGACCACGCCACCGCGGCGGCAGCCCTGGAAGCGGCCCAGACCGGCCACCTGGTCTTCTCTACGCTGCACACCCTGGATACCGTGCGGACCGTCAACCGCGTGCTTGACCTCTTCCCCCCGCACGAGCGGGAGGTGGCCCGCATCCTCTTTGCTGAGTCGCTAGTGGGCATTGTTTCCCAGCGCTTGCTGCCCGGCAAGCAAGGGGGGCGGGTGTGTGCGATGGAAATCCTTAAGGGCAATCTGCGCATTCGCGACCTGATCAAAGACCCTGATCGTACCAACGAAATCTACGAGGCTCTCAAGGATTCGTCGCTCGATGGGATGCAGACCTTCGACGACCACCTGGCTGAGCTCTACGCTCGCGACCAGATTGACCTGGAAACCGCCCTGGCCCACGCCACCAGCGCCCAGTACGTCAAGGTGAAAGCCCTGCAGATCAACGCCGCCCGCCAGACCCTGATTGACGAATCGGTCGTGCAGCATAGCAACTAG
- a CDS encoding type II toxin-antitoxin system PrlF family antitoxin, with amino-acid sequence MMRQTSKITSKGQITLPIAIRRLLALKEGDRVLFEVDDSGNVRMRPEGREGRFAKYRGVGVGHLKTQQQADEWLKALRGRKE; translated from the coding sequence ATGATGCGGCAAACTAGCAAAATCACAAGCAAGGGGCAAATCACCCTGCCCATCGCCATTCGCAGGTTGCTGGCGCTAAAAGAGGGTGATCGAGTTTTGTTCGAGGTCGACGACAGCGGGAATGTACGCATGCGCCCGGAGGGTCGCGAGGGACGTTTTGCCAAATACCGGGGGGTGGGGGTGGGCCACCTCAAGACCCAGCAACAAGCTGATGAGTGGCTCAAAGCCCTGCGCGGGCGCAAGGAATGA